In Streptomyces sp. NBC_01381, a genomic segment contains:
- a CDS encoding phospholipase D-like domain-containing protein, translating to MAHKRLRGTGRHRAVKQIKGGRQAVALATVLSAAGIQTVSAMGTAAADTPMWTEGPIFNDPLGSTDEQYAIRTRLIELTNSAVPGSTIKVAVYHVWEASVVDALVAAKDRGVRVQILLDESSRSDRPANTSYSTLAAALGTDKSKPSFVSLCPAGKSCLGDPKYGQSIMHNKFWLFSEVEGARDVVVQTTSNATPSAHTKFFNDALVLPDNPTMYDAYADYFTDMLGKDWRNWDYRTVSSGLYKAYFFPRAGTVNETDTMYSVLNNVQCNYKDAAGVTRHTKVRASIFKITRQQIADKLVSLKKAGCSVSIVYAETDSAKSQGGTPGTWEALHKSGGPSVRCFNDDRDPLNPGTKLVTPYIIHSKYLLIDGVYDGKRNKLSFTGSQNYTAPALRENDEAIVKVDDDSVHDAYRSHFDHVRTIAWPGSADTTDLCKGVKPLPPDGEKTTT from the coding sequence ATGGCGCACAAGCGCCTGAGAGGCACGGGACGTCACCGTGCCGTGAAGCAGATCAAGGGCGGACGCCAGGCCGTCGCGCTGGCCACCGTCCTTTCGGCGGCGGGGATCCAGACCGTCAGCGCCATGGGCACGGCGGCCGCGGACACGCCGATGTGGACCGAGGGCCCGATCTTCAACGATCCGCTGGGCAGCACCGACGAGCAGTACGCGATCCGCACCCGCCTGATCGAGCTGACGAACTCCGCGGTGCCCGGCTCGACGATCAAGGTCGCGGTCTACCACGTATGGGAGGCCTCGGTCGTGGACGCGCTCGTGGCCGCCAAGGACCGCGGCGTCCGCGTACAGATCCTGCTCGACGAGTCGAGCAGGAGCGACCGCCCGGCGAACACGTCCTACAGCACGCTCGCCGCGGCGCTCGGCACCGACAAGAGCAAGCCGTCCTTCGTATCGCTCTGCCCGGCGGGCAAGTCCTGCCTGGGCGATCCCAAGTACGGCCAGTCGATCATGCACAACAAGTTCTGGCTGTTCTCGGAGGTCGAGGGGGCCAGGGACGTCGTCGTACAGACCACGTCGAACGCCACGCCGTCGGCGCACACGAAGTTCTTCAACGACGCGCTGGTGCTCCCGGACAACCCGACCATGTACGACGCGTACGCCGACTACTTCACCGACATGCTCGGCAAGGACTGGCGGAACTGGGACTACCGCACGGTCAGCAGCGGCCTCTACAAGGCGTACTTCTTCCCGCGCGCCGGCACGGTCAACGAGACCGACACGATGTACTCGGTCCTGAACAACGTGCAGTGCAATTACAAGGACGCGGCCGGGGTCACCCGGCACACCAAGGTCCGCGCCTCGATATTCAAGATCACCCGGCAGCAGATCGCCGACAAGCTCGTCTCCCTGAAGAAGGCCGGCTGCTCGGTGAGCATCGTCTACGCCGAGACCGACAGCGCCAAGAGCCAGGGCGGCACGCCCGGCACCTGGGAGGCGCTGCACAAGTCCGGCGGGCCTTCCGTGCGCTGCTTCAACGACGACCGGGACCCGCTGAACCCCGGCACCAAGCTCGTGACGCCCTACATCATCCACTCGAAGTACCTGCTCATCGACGGCGTGTACGACGGCAAGCGGAACAAGCTCTCCTTCACCGGCTCGCAGAACTACACGGCGCCCGCCCTGCGCGAGAACGACGAGGCGATCGTCAAGGTCGACGACGACTCGGTGCACGACGCGTACCGCTCGCACTTCGACCACGTACGCACCATCGCCTGGCCGGGCAGCGCCGACACCACCGACCTGTGCAAGGGCGTCAAGCCGCTGCCGCCGGACGGTGAGAAGACGACGACGTGA
- the rplU gene encoding 50S ribosomal protein L21, with protein sequence MYAIVRSGGRQHKVAVDDIVEVDKIPTAKVGDTVELSTLLVVDGDAVTSDPWVLAGIKVTAEVVDHHKGAKIDILRYKNKTGYRRRQGHRQQYTAIKVTGIPTAAK encoded by the coding sequence GTGTACGCCATCGTGCGCAGCGGTGGTCGCCAGCACAAGGTTGCTGTCGACGACATCGTTGAGGTTGACAAGATTCCCACCGCCAAGGTTGGCGACACGGTCGAGCTCTCGACCCTGCTCGTTGTCGACGGCGACGCCGTGACGAGCGACCCGTGGGTGCTTGCCGGTATCAAGGTCACGGCCGAGGTCGTGGACCACCACAAGGGCGCGAAGATCGACATCCTTCGCTACAAGAACAAGACCGGCTACCGCCGTCGCCAGGGTCACCGCCAGCAGTACACGGCGATCAAGGTCACCGGTATCCCCACGGCTGCGAAGTAA
- the obgE gene encoding GTPase ObgE, which yields MTTFVDRVELHVAAGSGGHGCASVHREKFKPLGGPDGGNGGRGGDVILVVDQSVTTLLDYHHSPHRKATNGMPGAGDNRSGKDGQDLVLPVPDGTVILDKDGNVLADLVGQGTTYVASQGGRGGLGNAALASARRKAPGFALLGEPGDAGDVVLELKTVADVALVGYPSAGKSSLISVLSAAKPKIADYPFTTLVPNLGVVTAGATVYTIADVPGLIPGASQGKGLGLEFLRHVERCSVLVHVLDTATLESDRDPVSDLDIIEEELRQYGAGLENRPRIVVLNKIDVPDGQDLAEMVRPDLEARGYRVFEVSAVAHKGLKELSYALAEVVGAARAAKPKEEATRIVIRPKAVDDTGFTVTLGDDGIYRVRGEKPERWVRQTDFNNDEAVGYLADRLNRLGVEEALMKAGARTGDGVAIGPEENAVVFDWEPSVMAGAEMLGRRGEDHRLEAPRPAAQRRKDRDADRDDADAEYDDFEPF from the coding sequence ATGACCACCTTCGTGGACCGCGTCGAGCTGCATGTCGCCGCGGGTAGCGGGGGCCACGGCTGTGCCTCCGTCCACCGTGAGAAGTTCAAGCCGCTCGGCGGCCCTGACGGTGGCAACGGCGGCCGTGGCGGTGACGTGATCCTGGTCGTCGACCAGTCGGTCACCACGCTGCTCGACTACCACCACTCGCCGCACCGCAAGGCCACCAACGGCATGCCCGGCGCCGGCGACAACCGCTCCGGCAAGGACGGCCAGGACCTCGTCCTGCCCGTGCCGGACGGCACCGTCATCCTCGACAAGGACGGCAACGTCCTCGCCGACCTGGTCGGCCAGGGCACGACGTACGTCGCGTCGCAGGGCGGCCGCGGCGGCCTCGGCAACGCGGCGCTCGCCTCGGCCCGCCGCAAGGCGCCGGGCTTCGCGCTGCTCGGTGAGCCGGGCGACGCGGGTGATGTCGTCCTGGAGCTCAAGACCGTCGCCGATGTCGCCCTCGTGGGTTACCCGAGCGCCGGCAAGTCCTCGCTGATCTCGGTCCTGAGCGCGGCCAAGCCGAAGATCGCGGACTACCCGTTCACGACGCTGGTCCCCAACCTCGGTGTGGTGACGGCCGGTGCGACCGTCTACACGATCGCCGACGTGCCCGGTCTGATCCCGGGCGCAAGCCAGGGCAAGGGCCTCGGCCTGGAGTTCCTGCGGCACGTCGAGCGGTGCAGCGTCCTGGTGCACGTCCTGGACACGGCGACCCTGGAGTCCGACCGTGACCCCGTCTCCGACCTCGACATCATCGAGGAGGAGCTGCGCCAGTACGGCGCGGGCCTGGAGAACCGTCCGCGCATCGTCGTCCTGAACAAGATCGACGTACCCGACGGACAGGACCTCGCGGAGATGGTCCGGCCCGACCTGGAGGCGCGCGGCTACCGCGTCTTCGAGGTGTCGGCGGTCGCCCACAAGGGCCTCAAGGAGCTGTCGTACGCGCTCGCCGAGGTGGTGGGCGCGGCCCGTGCGGCGAAGCCGAAGGAAGAGGCGACCCGCATCGTCATCCGGCCCAAGGCCGTGGACGACACGGGCTTCACCGTCACGCTCGGCGACGACGGCATCTACCGCGTGCGCGGCGAGAAGCCGGAGCGCTGGGTGCGCCAGACCGACTTCAACAACGACGAGGCCGTCGGCTACCTCGCGGACCGGCTGAACCGGCTCGGCGTCGAGGAAGCGCTGATGAAGGCGGGCGCGCGCACGGGCGACGGCGTCGCCATCGGCCCCGAGGAGAACGCGGTCGTCTTCGACTGGGAGCCGTCGGTCATGGCGGGCGCGGAGATGCTGGGCCGGCGTGGCGAGGACCACCGCCTGGAGGCGCCCCGTCCTGCCGCGCAGCGCCGCAAGGACCGGGACGCGGATCGGGATGACGCGGATGCGGAGTACGACGACTTCGAGCCGTTCTAG
- the rpmA gene encoding 50S ribosomal protein L27, translating to MAHKKGASSTRNGRDSNAQRLGVKRFGGQTVNAGEILVRQRGTHFHPGTGVGRGKDDTLFALDAGAVEFGTHRGRKVVNIVPVA from the coding sequence ATGGCACACAAGAAGGGCGCATCGTCCACTCGGAACGGGCGCGATTCCAATGCTCAGCGGCTCGGTGTGAAGCGCTTCGGCGGTCAGACCGTCAACGCCGGTGAGATCCTGGTCCGCCAGCGCGGCACCCACTTCCACCCGGGCACGGGCGTCGGCCGCGGCAAGGACGACACCCTGTTCGCGCTGGACGCCGGTGCGGTGGAGTTCGGTACCCACCGTGGCCGCAAGGTCGTGAACATCGTTCCGGTCGCCTGA